The following are encoded together in the Ooceraea biroi isolate clonal line C1 chromosome 2, Obir_v5.4, whole genome shotgun sequence genome:
- the LOC105276339 gene encoding rap guanine nucleotide exchange factor 2 isoform X8, with protein MHKHTSQLRGPGGHNGGYQGTNRGPVRRWNSFHGGGSGGGGGGTGNFNDAVGNGGMVTKACQEPFRAVPKAVQALRSESVDRTHRVQPPPPPAFPRRRFSVCFGKRTGGSARRPNECFVLEPSEMIVIDYPEVHGGGRMHRPPHPHPITDHRQVNLVFDDTFSQGLTGRPELYQKSNRSSHSSDTSSAYSGSDTMTSVQSSLDADPDEVDLSGLVESIVDSDEEEDLAESMDSLTVRDPVRECLEKDPVERTEDDIETLLEFTQQLKAFTNMTLAVRRALCAVMVFAVVDRAGMVVLNDGEELDSWSVLINGAVEIEHSNGEIEQLGLGDSFGILPTMERLLHRGVMRTKCDDCQFVCVTQADYFRIQHQGEENTRRHEENGRVILVTELRGALDGAARRGHVVIRGTPDRLMLQLIEENSITDPTYVEDFLLTHRTFIESPLLVAGQLLEWFDQAQVRDRVARVVLLWVNNHFTDFETDPAMMEFLEAFEAGLEREKMLGQQRLLNIACAAKARTRNVTLARPNRDEVLNFSILGGFERGFGIFISKVDKRSKAEDVGLKRGDQILEVNGQSFEHVNHAKALDILRASTHLSITVKSNLLAFKEMLQMPDNSPRPRGRSSKPEIPRLPSDPRARLSTHVDPMTPVNPLNPMIGGVPLLIPDNNVSPCKDAKKEHKGFMTLGPKRRLQKALMKMNILPKNTINDGVHVDDPLAPPHTPPGTGLVQTTTNLYHSKSNPDLTSLYCYDDLRANDYPEHVLKVYKADQTCKYLLIHKETTAHEVVMLALQEFGITESSSNFSLAEVSVGEGGMIKQRRLPDQLQNLAERIGLSSRYYLKTNGISETLVADDQASELIRESQVHFLQLNAVEVAIQLTLQDFSIFRQIESTEYVDDLFELKSRYGVPMLSQFAELVNREMFWVVTEVCSEHNLVRRSKIIKQFIKIARQCKECKNFNSMFAIVSGLGHGAVSRLRASWEKLPTKYQRLFSDLQELMDPSRNMSKYRQLVASEQTQPPIIPFYPVVKKDLTFIHLGNDSRVEGLVNFEKLRMIAKEVRTLTNMCSSPYDLLTMLERGGQPPSSAMVALNQMTTGNQAAMSRLTGGQTATVKRRKKSTAAPNPKKMFEEAQMVRRVKAYLANMKVITDEERLHQLSVDCEPHAGAVAVAAAVPLGGSRGRRHPSPTLSTTSSASSTSEGRKSIQGTKFGAASPQAVRKMLALSDPHKTRPYQPKHCPPPLPVPGLALHSSGLEPSPGAPRRVGSGSRVPMHERSHSDTPASLPPPVDLSAESSSVTSLSNLQPLRKTLTSGSVTSSDSGHSTQLDSHSGSSVEAGGSPPPPQRRHSALQDDEDAQVSAV; from the exons ATCGACTACCCGGAAGTTCATGGTGGAGGAAGGATGCATCGACCACCGCACCCTCACCCCATAACCGACCACCGTCAGGTCAACCTGGTCTTCGATGACACA TTTTCGCAGGGCCTGACAGGCAGGCCGGAGCTGTACCAGAAATCAAACAGGAGCAGTCACTCGAGCGACACGAGTTCGGCATACAGCGGATCTGACACCATGACTTCTGTGCAGAGCTCATTGGACGCGGATCCCGATGAGGTGGATCTCTCGGGTCTCGTCGAGTCGATTGTCGACAgtgacgaggaggaggatctGGCGGAGAGCATGGAT AGCCTGACGGTCCGCGATCCCGTTCGAGAATGCTTGGAGAAGGATCCGGTCGAGAGAACGGAGGACGACATAGAGACGCTTCTAGAGTTCACGCAACAATTGAAGGCGTTCACGAACATGACTCTGGCCGTTAGGAGGGCGCTGTGCGCCGTGATGGTATTCGCGGTGGTCGACCGCGCCGGCATGGTGGTCTTGAACGACGGCGAGGAGCTCGACAGCTGGAGCGTGCTGATCAACGGCGCGGTCGAGATCGAGCACAGCAACGGCGAGATCGAGCAACTCGGTCTCGGAGACAGCTTCGGGATCCTGCCTACCATGGAGAGGCTGCTGCACCGCGGGGTGATGAGAACCAA ATGCGACGACTGCCAGTTCGTGTGCGTCACGCAAGCAGACTACTTTCGAATTCAGCATCAGGGCGAGGAGAACACCAGGAGACACGAGGAGAACGGCAGGGTGATATTGGTGACCGAATTGCGGGGAGCTCTGGACGGCGCCGCGCGGAGAGGGCACGTGGTAATCCGCGGAACGCCCGACCGTTTGATGTTACAGCTCATCGAAGAGAACAGTATTACGGATCCTACTTACGTGGAGGACTTCCTATTGACTCATCGAACGTTCATTGAGAGTCCGTTGTTGGTCGCGGGCCAGTTGCTGGAATGGTTCGACCAGGCGCAGGTGCGCGATCGCGTCGCCCGCGTCGTACTCCTATGGGTGAACAATCATTTTACCGACTTTGAGACTGATCCGGCAATGATGGAGTTCTTGGAGGCGTTCGAGGCTGGattggagagagaaaagatgtTGGGCCAGCAGAg GTTACTAAATATTGCATGCGCGGCGAAGGCGAGAACGCGGAACGTGACGCTAGCCAGGCCGAACAGGGACGAGGTCCTCAATTTTAGCATCTTAGGGGGATTTGAGAGAGGTTTCGgtatatttatttcgaaagTTGACAAGAGATCGAAGGCTGAAGACGTGGGTTTGAAGAGGGGCGACCAGATCCTGGAAGTGAATGGCCAAAGTTTCGAGCACGTGAACCACGCGAAGGCTCTGGACATCCTGAGAGCCTCCACGCATCTCAGTATAACTGTGAAATCGAATTTACTTG CTTTTAAGGAAATGCTTCAAATGCCAGATAATTCGCCGAGACCGCGAGGCAGGTCGAGCAAGCCGGAGATACCCAGGCTCCCGTCGGATCCACGCGCCAGGCTGTCGACGCATGTTGACCCCATGACTCCTGTGAATCCGTTAAACCCCATGATCGGCGGAGTACCGTTGTTGATTCCCGACAACAACGTGTCGCCATGTAAGGACGCGAAAAAGGAGCACAAAGGATTCATGACTCTCGGGCCGAAGCGGCGATTACAGAAAGCACTTATGAAGATGAACATACTGCCAAAGAACACGATCAA CGACGGCGTGCACGTGGACGATCCTCTCGCGCCACCGCACACACCACCGGGAACAGGGCTCGTACAGACCACTACCAACCTGTACCATTCAAAGAGTAATCCGGATCTCACGTCGCTTTACTGTTATGACGACTTGAGGGCAAACGACTACCCCGAGCACGTACTCAAGGTGTATAAAGCGGATCAGACTTGCAAGTATCTCCTTATTCACAAAGAGACGACGGCGCACGAG GTGGTGATGCTTGCGCTTCAGGAATTCGGCATAACGGAAAGCAGCTCGAACTTCTCTCTGGCGGAAGTGAGCGTCGGCGAGGGCGGCATGATCAAGCAGCGTAGACTACCGGACCAGTTGCAGAATCTCGCGGAGCGAATAGGACTGAGTTCCCGATACTACCTGAAGACCAACGGAATCTCTGAGACTCTGGTAGCCGACGATCAAGCTTCCGAACTCATTCGCGAGTCTCAGGTGCACTTCCTGCAGTTGAACGCCGTGGAAGTGGCGATACAACTGACCTTGCAGGACTTCAGTATATTCAG ACAAATCGAGTCTACGGAGTACGTGGACGATCTGTTTGAACTGAAAAGCAGGTACGGCGTGCCTATGCTCAGTCAATTCGCGGAACTAGTCAACAGAGAAATGTTTTGGGTCGTGACGGAAGTTTGCTCCGAGCACAATCTCGTGCGGCGCAGCAAGATCATAAAGCAATTTATCAAGATAGCGC GCCAGTGCAAGGAGTGCAAAAACTTCAATTCCATGTTCGCGATCGTGTCCGGTCTGGGTCATGGCGCGGTGTCGCGATTGAGAGCCTCGTGGGAGAAGCTGCCGACCAAGTATCAAAGATTGTTCAGCGACTTGCAGGAGCTAATGGATCCCAGCCGCAATATGAGTAAATACCGGCAACTGGTGGCGTCCGAACAAACGCAACCGCCGATC ATACCTTTCTATCCGGTCGTGAAAAAGGACCTGACCTTCATACACCTTGGTAACGACTCGAGGGTGGAAGGTCTAGTGAACTTCGAGAAACTCCGAATGATCGCGAAGGAGGTGCGAACGCTAACGAACATGTGCTCCTCGCCGTACGACTTGCTGACCATGCTGGAGAGGGGTGGGCAGCCGCCGAGCTCCGCGATGGTCGCTTTGAATCAAATGACCACTGGCAATCAAG CTGCAATGTCGCGGCTTACAGGCGGCCAAACCGCGACGGTGAAGCGACGGAAAAAGTCCACGGCCGCTCCGAATCCGAAGAAGATGTTTGAGGAGGCGCAGATGGTCCGGAGGGTGAAGGCCTATCTCGCGAACATGAAGGTGATCACGGACGAGGAACGGCTGCACCAGCTCTCTGTCGACTGCGAACCGCACGCGGGCGCGGTCGCGGTCGCTGCCGCGGTACCTCTGGGTGGCAGTCGGGGAAGGAGACACCCGTCGCCGACTTTGTCCACTACCAGTAGCGCCAGCAGCACCAGCGAAGGCAGGAAGAGTATACAAG GAACAAAATTTGGCGCCGCGTCGCCACAGGCGGTGAGGAAGATGTTGGCACTGTCGGATCCTCACAAGACACGACCGTACCAACCCAAACACTGTCCACCGCCGCTACCAGTACCTGGTTTGGCGCTACACTCGAGCGGCTTGGAGCCTAGTCCAGGTGCGCCTAGAAGAGTAGGGTCCGGCAGTAGAGTGCCGATGCACGAGCGATCCCACAGCGACACGCCTGCCAGTCTACCGCCGCCCGTTGACCTCAGCGCGGAGAGCAGTAGCGTAACTAGCTTGAGCAATCTCCAGCCGCTGAGGAAAACGTTAACGAGCG GTTCGGTGACGAGCAGTGACAGTGGTCATAGTACTCAGCTGGACAGCCACAGCGGGAGCAGCGTGGAAGCGGGCGGCAGCCCACCGCCACCGCAAAGACGACACTCCGCTCTGCAAG ATGACGAGGACGCCCAAGTGTCAGCGGTTTAA
- the LOC105276339 gene encoding rap guanine nucleotide exchange factor 2 isoform X10, translated as MHKHTSQLRGPGGHNGGYQGTNRGPVRRWNSFHGGGSGGGGGGTGNFNDAVGNGGMVTKACQEPFRAVPKAVQALRSESVDRTHRVQPPPPPAFPRRRFSVCFGKRTGGSARRPNECFVLEPSEMIVIDYPEVHGGGRMHRPPHPHPITDHRQVNLVFDDTFSQGLTGRPELYQKSNRSSHSSDTSSAYSGSDTMTSVQSSLDADPDEVDLSGLVESIVDSDEEEDLAESMDSLTVRDPVRECLEKDPVERTEDDIETLLEFTQQLKAFTNMTLAVRRALCAVMVFAVVDRAGMVVLNDGEELDSWSVLINGAVEIEHSNGEIEQLGLGDSFGILPTMERLLHRGVMRTKCDDCQFVCVTQADYFRIQHQGEENTRRHEENGRVILVTELRGALDGAARRGHVVIRGTPDRLMLQLIEENSITDPTYVEDFLLTHRTFIESPLLVAGQLLEWFDQAQVRDRVARVVLLWVNNHFTDFETDPAMMEFLEAFEAGLEREKMLGQQRLLNIACAAKARTRNVTLARPNRDEVLNFSILGGFERGFGIFISKVDKRSKAEDVGLKRGDQILEVNGQSFEHVNHAKALDILRASTHLSITVKSNLLAFKEMLQMPDNSPRPRGRSSKPEIPRLPSDPRARLSTHVDPMTPVNPLNPMIGGVPLLIPDNNVSPCKDAKKEHKGFMTLGPKRRLQKALMKMNILPKNTINDGVHVDDPLAPPHTPPGTGLVQTTTNLYHSKSNPDLTSLYCYDDLRANDYPEHVLKVYKADQTCKYLLIHKETTAHEVVMLALQEFGITESSSNFSLAEVSVGEGGMIKQRRLPDQLQNLAERIGLSSRYYLKTNGISETLVADDQASELIRESQVHFLQLNAVEVAIQLTLQDFSIFRQIESTEYVDDLFELKSRYGVPMLSQFAELVNREMFWVVTEVCSEHNLVRRSKIIKQFIKIARQCKECKNFNSMFAIVSGLGHGAVSRLRASWEKLPTKYQRLFSDLQELMDPSRNMSKYRQLVASEQTQPPIIPFYPVVKKDLTFIHLGNDSRVEGLVNFEKLRMIAKEVRTLTNMCSSPYDLLTMLERGGQPPSSAMVALNQMTTGNQAAMSRLTGGQTATVKRRKKSTAAPNPKKMFEEAQMVRRVKAYLANMKVITDEERLHQLSVDCEPHAGAVAVAAAVPLGGSRGRRHPSPTLSTTSSASSTSEGRKSIQGTKFGAASPQAVRKMLALSDPHKTRPYQPKHCPPPLPVPGLALHSSGLEPSPGAPRRVGSGSRVPMHERSHSDTPASLPPPVDLSAESSSVTSLSNLQPLRKTLTSDDEDAQVSAV; from the exons ATCGACTACCCGGAAGTTCATGGTGGAGGAAGGATGCATCGACCACCGCACCCTCACCCCATAACCGACCACCGTCAGGTCAACCTGGTCTTCGATGACACA TTTTCGCAGGGCCTGACAGGCAGGCCGGAGCTGTACCAGAAATCAAACAGGAGCAGTCACTCGAGCGACACGAGTTCGGCATACAGCGGATCTGACACCATGACTTCTGTGCAGAGCTCATTGGACGCGGATCCCGATGAGGTGGATCTCTCGGGTCTCGTCGAGTCGATTGTCGACAgtgacgaggaggaggatctGGCGGAGAGCATGGAT AGCCTGACGGTCCGCGATCCCGTTCGAGAATGCTTGGAGAAGGATCCGGTCGAGAGAACGGAGGACGACATAGAGACGCTTCTAGAGTTCACGCAACAATTGAAGGCGTTCACGAACATGACTCTGGCCGTTAGGAGGGCGCTGTGCGCCGTGATGGTATTCGCGGTGGTCGACCGCGCCGGCATGGTGGTCTTGAACGACGGCGAGGAGCTCGACAGCTGGAGCGTGCTGATCAACGGCGCGGTCGAGATCGAGCACAGCAACGGCGAGATCGAGCAACTCGGTCTCGGAGACAGCTTCGGGATCCTGCCTACCATGGAGAGGCTGCTGCACCGCGGGGTGATGAGAACCAA ATGCGACGACTGCCAGTTCGTGTGCGTCACGCAAGCAGACTACTTTCGAATTCAGCATCAGGGCGAGGAGAACACCAGGAGACACGAGGAGAACGGCAGGGTGATATTGGTGACCGAATTGCGGGGAGCTCTGGACGGCGCCGCGCGGAGAGGGCACGTGGTAATCCGCGGAACGCCCGACCGTTTGATGTTACAGCTCATCGAAGAGAACAGTATTACGGATCCTACTTACGTGGAGGACTTCCTATTGACTCATCGAACGTTCATTGAGAGTCCGTTGTTGGTCGCGGGCCAGTTGCTGGAATGGTTCGACCAGGCGCAGGTGCGCGATCGCGTCGCCCGCGTCGTACTCCTATGGGTGAACAATCATTTTACCGACTTTGAGACTGATCCGGCAATGATGGAGTTCTTGGAGGCGTTCGAGGCTGGattggagagagaaaagatgtTGGGCCAGCAGAg GTTACTAAATATTGCATGCGCGGCGAAGGCGAGAACGCGGAACGTGACGCTAGCCAGGCCGAACAGGGACGAGGTCCTCAATTTTAGCATCTTAGGGGGATTTGAGAGAGGTTTCGgtatatttatttcgaaagTTGACAAGAGATCGAAGGCTGAAGACGTGGGTTTGAAGAGGGGCGACCAGATCCTGGAAGTGAATGGCCAAAGTTTCGAGCACGTGAACCACGCGAAGGCTCTGGACATCCTGAGAGCCTCCACGCATCTCAGTATAACTGTGAAATCGAATTTACTTG CTTTTAAGGAAATGCTTCAAATGCCAGATAATTCGCCGAGACCGCGAGGCAGGTCGAGCAAGCCGGAGATACCCAGGCTCCCGTCGGATCCACGCGCCAGGCTGTCGACGCATGTTGACCCCATGACTCCTGTGAATCCGTTAAACCCCATGATCGGCGGAGTACCGTTGTTGATTCCCGACAACAACGTGTCGCCATGTAAGGACGCGAAAAAGGAGCACAAAGGATTCATGACTCTCGGGCCGAAGCGGCGATTACAGAAAGCACTTATGAAGATGAACATACTGCCAAAGAACACGATCAA CGACGGCGTGCACGTGGACGATCCTCTCGCGCCACCGCACACACCACCGGGAACAGGGCTCGTACAGACCACTACCAACCTGTACCATTCAAAGAGTAATCCGGATCTCACGTCGCTTTACTGTTATGACGACTTGAGGGCAAACGACTACCCCGAGCACGTACTCAAGGTGTATAAAGCGGATCAGACTTGCAAGTATCTCCTTATTCACAAAGAGACGACGGCGCACGAG GTGGTGATGCTTGCGCTTCAGGAATTCGGCATAACGGAAAGCAGCTCGAACTTCTCTCTGGCGGAAGTGAGCGTCGGCGAGGGCGGCATGATCAAGCAGCGTAGACTACCGGACCAGTTGCAGAATCTCGCGGAGCGAATAGGACTGAGTTCCCGATACTACCTGAAGACCAACGGAATCTCTGAGACTCTGGTAGCCGACGATCAAGCTTCCGAACTCATTCGCGAGTCTCAGGTGCACTTCCTGCAGTTGAACGCCGTGGAAGTGGCGATACAACTGACCTTGCAGGACTTCAGTATATTCAG ACAAATCGAGTCTACGGAGTACGTGGACGATCTGTTTGAACTGAAAAGCAGGTACGGCGTGCCTATGCTCAGTCAATTCGCGGAACTAGTCAACAGAGAAATGTTTTGGGTCGTGACGGAAGTTTGCTCCGAGCACAATCTCGTGCGGCGCAGCAAGATCATAAAGCAATTTATCAAGATAGCGC GCCAGTGCAAGGAGTGCAAAAACTTCAATTCCATGTTCGCGATCGTGTCCGGTCTGGGTCATGGCGCGGTGTCGCGATTGAGAGCCTCGTGGGAGAAGCTGCCGACCAAGTATCAAAGATTGTTCAGCGACTTGCAGGAGCTAATGGATCCCAGCCGCAATATGAGTAAATACCGGCAACTGGTGGCGTCCGAACAAACGCAACCGCCGATC ATACCTTTCTATCCGGTCGTGAAAAAGGACCTGACCTTCATACACCTTGGTAACGACTCGAGGGTGGAAGGTCTAGTGAACTTCGAGAAACTCCGAATGATCGCGAAGGAGGTGCGAACGCTAACGAACATGTGCTCCTCGCCGTACGACTTGCTGACCATGCTGGAGAGGGGTGGGCAGCCGCCGAGCTCCGCGATGGTCGCTTTGAATCAAATGACCACTGGCAATCAAG CTGCAATGTCGCGGCTTACAGGCGGCCAAACCGCGACGGTGAAGCGACGGAAAAAGTCCACGGCCGCTCCGAATCCGAAGAAGATGTTTGAGGAGGCGCAGATGGTCCGGAGGGTGAAGGCCTATCTCGCGAACATGAAGGTGATCACGGACGAGGAACGGCTGCACCAGCTCTCTGTCGACTGCGAACCGCACGCGGGCGCGGTCGCGGTCGCTGCCGCGGTACCTCTGGGTGGCAGTCGGGGAAGGAGACACCCGTCGCCGACTTTGTCCACTACCAGTAGCGCCAGCAGCACCAGCGAAGGCAGGAAGAGTATACAAG GAACAAAATTTGGCGCCGCGTCGCCACAGGCGGTGAGGAAGATGTTGGCACTGTCGGATCCTCACAAGACACGACCGTACCAACCCAAACACTGTCCACCGCCGCTACCAGTACCTGGTTTGGCGCTACACTCGAGCGGCTTGGAGCCTAGTCCAGGTGCGCCTAGAAGAGTAGGGTCCGGCAGTAGAGTGCCGATGCACGAGCGATCCCACAGCGACACGCCTGCCAGTCTACCGCCGCCCGTTGACCTCAGCGCGGAGAGCAGTAGCGTAACTAGCTTGAGCAATCTCCAGCCGCTGAGGAAAACGTTAACGAGCG ATGACGAGGACGCCCAAGTGTCAGCGGTTTAA